In Brevibacillus brevis NBRC 100599, a single genomic region encodes these proteins:
- a CDS encoding zinc-binding alcohol dehydrogenase family protein, whose translation MNNTHQKMKAVGAYRYLPISNPESLIDLHVDKPEPTGRDLLVRVKAISVNPADVGVRESHNYEADSPKILGWDAAGIVEQVGPDCQLFKPGDKIYYAGSVSRPGSNSEFHLVDERIVGNMPRSLDFAAAAALPLTSITAWEGLFDRLGVSVNTGENKSILIIGAAGGVGSIAIQLAKLAGLTIIGTASRPESIQWAKGLGADFIINHNNPFLPQLKEVGIDAVDYILCLNDTVEHLENMAEVIVPQGKICAIVPANKATWAGSLKMDLLFSKSVTFVWEFMFTRSLLQTNDMIKQHELLNELADLIDDGKIKTTLTERLEPINAANLRLAHEKLESGRTIGKIVLENF comes from the coding sequence ATGAATAATACTCACCAAAAGATGAAAGCTGTCGGTGCTTACCGATACCTCCCTATATCTAATCCGGAAAGCCTTATTGATTTGCACGTGGATAAACCGGAACCTACAGGCCGTGATTTGCTTGTACGTGTAAAAGCAATCTCCGTCAACCCTGCAGACGTAGGCGTCCGCGAAAGTCATAACTACGAAGCCGATTCACCGAAAATTCTTGGTTGGGATGCTGCTGGAATCGTAGAACAAGTTGGTCCTGACTGCCAATTGTTTAAACCTGGGGACAAGATCTATTATGCGGGCAGTGTGTCCCGACCAGGCAGCAACAGCGAATTTCACTTAGTTGATGAACGAATTGTGGGAAATATGCCGCGAAGTTTGGATTTCGCTGCCGCTGCCGCATTACCGCTTACCTCGATAACTGCATGGGAGGGTCTTTTTGATCGCTTAGGAGTTAGCGTAAATACAGGTGAAAACAAAAGCATACTGATTATCGGTGCAGCTGGAGGAGTAGGATCGATTGCTATTCAACTTGCAAAATTAGCAGGTTTGACGATCATCGGTACTGCTTCACGTCCAGAGTCAATTCAATGGGCTAAAGGTCTCGGTGCGGATTTTATCATAAACCACAACAACCCTTTTCTCCCTCAACTCAAGGAAGTTGGTATTGACGCCGTCGATTATATCCTTTGCTTGAATGATACGGTTGAACATCTTGAGAATATGGCAGAAGTCATTGTCCCCCAAGGTAAAATTTGCGCTATCGTTCCTGCAAATAAGGCTACCTGGGCAGGGAGCTTGAAAATGGACTTGCTGTTTTCTAAGAGTGTAACGTTTGTATGGGAGTTCATGTTTACACGGTCCTTGCTTCAAACCAATGACATGATCAAACAACACGAATTGTTGAATGAACTGGCGGATTTAATCGATGATGGAAAAATAAAGACTACGCTGACTGAACGACTGGAGCCCATCAATGCAGCAAACCTGCGTCTCGCGCATGAGAAGTTGGAATCTGGGCGGACCATTGGAAAAATTGTTTTAGAAAACTTCTGA
- a CDS encoding winged helix-turn-helix transcriptional regulator: MGDRRNKYGVSPDMQACPVETTLDVIGGKWKGIILYQLLNGTKRFNEFRRLNPGITQFMLTLQLRELERDGIIHREIYKEVPPRVEYSLTDLGRTLEPVIMSMKVWGESYKARLNENPTIQGEQS, from the coding sequence ATGGGAGACCGAAGAAATAAATATGGAGTGAGTCCAGATATGCAAGCATGTCCGGTTGAAACAACGCTGGATGTTATTGGTGGAAAGTGGAAGGGGATCATTCTCTATCAGCTCCTAAACGGAACGAAAAGATTCAATGAATTCAGGCGCCTCAATCCGGGAATCACGCAGTTTATGCTCACCTTGCAGTTAAGAGAGCTTGAACGGGATGGCATCATTCATCGCGAAATATATAAAGAGGTTCCTCCAAGAGTGGAATACTCCCTTACTGATCTTGGAAGGACTCTTGAACCGGTCATTATGTCAATGAAAGTATGGGGCGAGTCTTATAAAGCGCGGCTTAATGAAAATCCAACGATACAAGGGGAGCAGAGTTAA
- a CDS encoding response regulator produces MKAILIDDEELALNYLEHQLLNIGDFEIVGKFTDPMIGKREIEKKEIDIVFLDIQTPKLNGIELAEQLLEVKPQLQIVFVTAYERYAIKAFELNALDYVLKPVGKKRLQNTMKRIQSMMEEHKTFSPQKSENLQMSLFQQVTFVDGGQEIPLRWRTAKVQQLFLYLVQHRGTTVNKTAIIELLWPELEPEKANHQLYTAIYHIRKTLAPFSKYFQISNTSEGYKVKLEQTILDVDQFERFFRSDLSLTAETIDEYEQAMALCKGDYLQEHNYIWAESERQRLQLQWVQTALKMVDWYYANDEWDKAITLCLDICQRYPLEEEAYFFLMKIFADTGRHSSVHKQYDHLTSVLWNELQEQPNPAITEWYQLWKQKNKE; encoded by the coding sequence ATGAAAGCGATCTTAATCGACGATGAAGAGTTGGCATTAAATTATTTGGAGCATCAGTTATTAAATATCGGCGATTTTGAAATTGTTGGCAAGTTTACGGATCCGATGATCGGCAAACGAGAGATTGAAAAAAAAGAGATTGATATTGTCTTTTTGGATATTCAAACACCAAAGCTAAACGGTATCGAGTTGGCCGAACAGCTTTTGGAAGTGAAACCTCAATTGCAAATTGTCTTCGTCACCGCATATGAGAGATATGCGATTAAAGCATTTGAGCTGAACGCCCTTGACTATGTATTAAAGCCGGTTGGCAAGAAACGTCTGCAAAATACCATGAAACGAATTCAATCGATGATGGAGGAACATAAGACCTTCTCCCCTCAGAAATCGGAGAATTTACAAATGAGTCTGTTTCAACAAGTAACGTTTGTAGATGGAGGCCAGGAAATCCCACTTCGTTGGCGAACTGCCAAGGTGCAGCAGTTGTTCTTATATTTGGTTCAACACAGGGGAACTACGGTTAATAAAACGGCGATCATTGAGTTGCTTTGGCCAGAGCTTGAACCGGAAAAAGCCAATCATCAGTTGTATACGGCTATCTATCATATTCGCAAAACCTTGGCGCCATTTAGCAAATACTTTCAAATTAGCAATACATCAGAAGGGTACAAGGTAAAACTAGAACAAACCATCTTAGATGTAGATCAGTTTGAGCGTTTTTTTCGCTCTGACTTATCCTTAACTGCGGAGACAATTGACGAGTATGAACAAGCCATGGCTCTGTGTAAAGGAGATTATTTGCAAGAGCATAATTACATATGGGCAGAAAGCGAGCGTCAAAGATTACAACTGCAATGGGTGCAAACCGCTTTGAAAATGGTGGATTGGTATTACGCCAATGATGAATGGGACAAAGCCATCACGCTATGTTTGGACATTTGTCAGCGTTATCCGCTCGAGGAAGAAGCCTATTTTTTCCTTATGAAAATATTTGCTGACACGGGTAGGCACTCTTCGGTTCATAAGCAATACGATCATTTAACGAGTGTGTTATGGAACGAATTGCAAGAACAGCCTAATCCGGCAATTACAGAATGGTATCAACTTTGGAAGCAGAAAAATAAGGAATAA
- a CDS encoding TerC family protein, which translates to MEFLNGLIETYSSFFSWEVLQGVLTNPANWTIILSLVILEGLLSADNALVLAVMVNHLPEKQKKRALFYGLLGAYLFRFLAIGLGVFLVKMTAIKVMGALYLLKIAADHFFGHNEKAQKAIDLLLYLGMAACLYFIPIPVVQILGGLLIVWLLYRLFKSGGEEENETENKGKGFWQTVLAVEMMDIAFSIDSVLAAFGVSNQVWVLFLGGILGVLMMRGVAQIFLKLIERIPEFETTAFVLIALISVKMFLGAAGIHIESYLFFGVLVLTFLGTFIVHKMKKGKHGEQEDSKENVA; encoded by the coding sequence ATGGAGTTTTTGAATGGGCTTATTGAAACCTATTCAAGTTTTTTTTCATGGGAGGTTTTGCAGGGGGTACTGACCAATCCTGCTAACTGGACAATTATTCTCTCATTGGTCATCCTGGAAGGATTACTTTCAGCTGACAATGCACTGGTATTAGCAGTAATGGTAAATCATTTGCCAGAAAAGCAAAAGAAACGCGCATTGTTTTACGGCTTGCTCGGTGCCTATTTATTCCGTTTCCTGGCAATCGGTTTAGGCGTTTTCCTGGTCAAGATGACCGCGATCAAAGTAATGGGTGCACTCTACCTGCTCAAGATTGCAGCAGACCACTTCTTTGGCCATAATGAAAAAGCGCAAAAAGCAATCGATTTGCTGCTATACCTGGGAATGGCAGCGTGCTTGTACTTTATCCCAATCCCGGTTGTACAAATTCTCGGTGGATTGCTTATCGTCTGGCTGCTCTACCGCTTATTCAAGTCTGGTGGGGAAGAAGAAAACGAGACCGAGAACAAAGGAAAAGGCTTCTGGCAAACTGTACTTGCAGTTGAAATGATGGATATTGCCTTCTCCATCGACTCCGTTTTAGCTGCATTTGGTGTCAGCAACCAAGTCTGGGTTCTGTTCCTGGGCGGAATTCTCGGTGTCCTGATGATGCGGGGGGTTGCTCAAATCTTCCTGAAACTGATCGAGCGAATTCCGGAATTCGAAACAACCGCATTCGTACTTATTGCGCTCATCTCCGTGAAAATGTTCTTGGGCGCAGCAGGCATCCACATCGAGTCATACCTCTTCTTCGGCGTTCTGGTTCTCACCTTCCTTGGTACCTTCATCGTGCATAAGATGAAAAAAGGAAAACATGGGGAACAAGAAGACTCGAAGGAAAACGTTGCGTAA
- a CDS encoding sensor histidine kinase translates to MNRIRRRLAVHFTYRFFLQGVFIFVILAAVLFLLIQYFTNQDMKKNFPLSALDNISVETTKEDGVLTIPQRWIEQLTEGGYWLQIVDDKGKVVYSVNAPSLLKSSYSANELLQIEETGRYESFRVITMLDTTDQTPLFYMLGVEDSGAVRLKEWNRSLGTQGLIRPTAVKELEQQLERSKEYLEIMDENGRIVQSIGNSTPKEQYRPLEMIAMRMEPGIYPNDIFINYEPASRNTWILHTTKKGIVFVNQPILHEFIIVLIVTGVVMLLLTFAFSLWHGYRYGEPLQLFVDWFDRMGQGRYDEALTEKERKKVFRKNGKIRLRYRLYKEVIAEFYEMAARLDALEQERRRLESTREEWMTGISHDLRTPLSTIHGYGHLLESSQYEWTGAELQGMGKMIREKGDYMLELLQDFSLTFQLKNNAISFSLENSKLNELVRRVVLRYVNDVTIQHVTFAFEESKEELVVKASVKWFKRMLDNLISNAIKHNPPGTVITVRTETAGDDALIIVEDNGIGMDEETRRNLFERYYRGTHTEDRTDGAGLGMSIAKAISIAHKGGIEVESREGSGTRIVLRFPQTDQSVG, encoded by the coding sequence ATGAACCGAATTCGGCGAAGGCTTGCGGTTCATTTCACGTATCGGTTTTTCCTGCAGGGGGTATTTATTTTTGTTATTTTGGCTGCCGTCCTGTTTCTGCTCATTCAATATTTCACGAATCAGGATATGAAAAAAAATTTCCCCCTAAGCGCCCTGGATAACATTTCCGTGGAAACCACAAAAGAAGACGGGGTTCTGACGATACCTCAGAGGTGGATAGAACAGCTCACGGAAGGCGGCTACTGGCTGCAGATTGTGGACGACAAGGGAAAAGTCGTTTATTCGGTGAACGCCCCTAGCCTGCTGAAATCGTCTTACAGTGCGAACGAACTGCTGCAGATTGAGGAAACTGGACGCTATGAATCTTTTCGAGTAATAACGATGCTGGATACGACGGATCAGACGCCTCTCTTTTATATGCTGGGAGTTGAAGACAGCGGGGCGGTCCGGTTGAAGGAATGGAATCGCTCCCTAGGAACACAAGGGTTGATCCGTCCAACTGCAGTGAAAGAGCTGGAACAGCAGCTTGAACGATCAAAGGAATACCTGGAGATAATGGATGAAAACGGGCGGATAGTCCAGTCTATCGGTAATTCTACGCCCAAGGAACAATACCGTCCGCTTGAAATGATCGCAATGCGAATGGAGCCCGGCATTTATCCGAATGATATTTTCATCAATTATGAGCCGGCATCCAGAAATACATGGATTCTACATACGACCAAGAAAGGAATCGTCTTTGTTAACCAGCCGATTCTTCATGAATTCATCATAGTGCTCATTGTTACGGGAGTTGTCATGCTGCTGCTGACATTTGCTTTCTCGCTTTGGCATGGATATCGGTATGGTGAGCCACTGCAACTGTTTGTCGATTGGTTTGATCGAATGGGACAAGGGCGTTATGATGAGGCTTTAACGGAGAAAGAACGAAAAAAGGTGTTCCGCAAAAACGGCAAAATCCGCTTGCGTTACCGACTGTATAAGGAAGTAATTGCCGAATTTTACGAAATGGCTGCAAGGCTCGATGCTTTAGAGCAGGAACGGAGGCGCCTGGAGAGTACACGGGAGGAATGGATGACGGGAATCTCCCATGATCTTAGAACCCCGCTCTCTACGATTCATGGGTATGGGCATCTGCTTGAGAGCAGTCAATACGAGTGGACCGGCGCGGAGCTTCAGGGGATGGGCAAGATGATTCGGGAAAAAGGGGACTACATGCTTGAATTGCTGCAGGATTTCTCCCTCACGTTCCAATTGAAAAATAACGCCATCAGCTTTTCATTAGAAAATAGTAAGTTGAATGAGCTTGTGCGCAGGGTCGTGCTGCGTTATGTGAACGATGTGACGATCCAGCATGTGACTTTTGCATTTGAGGAGTCGAAAGAAGAATTGGTTGTGAAAGCGAGTGTGAAATGGTTTAAGCGGATGTTGGACAACTTGATCTCGAATGCAATCAAGCACAATCCCCCTGGAACAGTGATTACGGTGAGAACGGAAACTGCAGGAGACGATGCTCTCATTATCGTGGAGGATAATGGGATCGGGATGGATGAAGAGACGAGGCGCAATTTGTTCGAACGATATTACCGGGGCACGCATACGGAGGATAGAACGGACGGCGCGGGACTTGGCATGAGTATCGCCAAGGCGATTAGTATTGCTCATAAGGGTGGAATTGAAGTGGAATCCAGGGAGGGATCGGGAACACGAATCGTCCTGCGGTTTCCTCAGACGGACCAGAGCGTGGGATGA
- a CDS encoding ATP-grasp domain-containing protein, translated as MRKRIWFNRTFATAYPIVEMIRNNPDNFTFEIYVTHPKRHSVMLQIADYAELEPTLDVPEYIDYCLSFCKKHRIDVFLPNYRLVEISRHIKEFERQGTQVMIAQEHQLLEDISDKGKLFQLFQDVPEVPIPAYAIVNTAEQFQIAYEQLKQDGNKVCFKPARGEGGAGFYIVEEQLDPIDRLFRSTHQQITIEEVVRTLSTRETFEDIMVMEYLDSYEYSIDCLAYEGQLLAAVPRKKVEGRIRELEDNDELLRIAEAVQQRLQLSYLFNVQIKYKEGIPKLLEINPRASGGMYISCRSGVNFPYLALKLLLTGKADVPVPKLDILMTHVERERDLTRIL; from the coding sequence ATGAGAAAACGGATTTGGTTCAATCGAACGTTCGCTACGGCTTATCCAATCGTCGAAATGATTCGCAATAACCCGGATAACTTCACTTTCGAGATCTATGTAACTCACCCGAAACGTCATAGTGTGATGCTACAAATCGCCGACTATGCTGAACTGGAGCCCACGCTGGATGTGCCAGAATACATCGACTATTGCCTGTCGTTTTGTAAAAAACACCGGATCGACGTATTTCTCCCCAACTATCGATTGGTGGAAATCTCCAGGCATATCAAAGAGTTTGAGCGGCAGGGCACGCAGGTTATGATTGCTCAGGAACATCAGTTGCTGGAGGATATTTCGGATAAGGGGAAGCTGTTTCAACTGTTTCAGGACGTACCGGAAGTACCGATACCCGCCTATGCGATTGTGAATACAGCTGAACAATTCCAAATCGCATATGAACAACTGAAACAAGACGGAAACAAGGTTTGCTTCAAGCCCGCCCGAGGCGAAGGCGGAGCAGGCTTTTATATTGTGGAGGAGCAGCTTGATCCGATTGACCGACTGTTTCGATCAACCCACCAGCAAATCACGATAGAAGAAGTAGTCCGCACACTGTCCACACGGGAGACGTTTGAGGATATAATGGTCATGGAGTATTTGGACTCGTATGAGTACAGCATCGATTGCCTCGCCTATGAAGGGCAGTTGCTGGCAGCGGTGCCCCGCAAGAAAGTAGAAGGGCGTATTCGCGAGCTTGAGGACAACGATGAACTGCTACGAATTGCCGAAGCCGTGCAGCAGCGGTTGCAGCTTTCCTATTTGTTTAATGTGCAAATCAAATACAAGGAAGGTATCCCCAAGCTGCTGGAAATCAATCCGCGAGCTTCCGGTGGCATGTATATCTCTTGCCGGTCCGGAGTGAATTTTCCTTACTTGGCACTAAAACTGCTATTGACTGGAAAGGCGGACGTTCCTGTTCCAAAGCTTGATATTTTAATGACCCACGTTGAACGAGAGAGAGACTTGACTAGAATATTGTAA
- a CDS encoding S-layer homology domain-containing protein has product MILEPTPTVDKSKLQAKVDEIDDEDLDEDDYTSSSWRKLEKALKRAKDVLEDPDATQEEVDEALAELKKARRDLESVDKRDRDRDKERKKDRKNTHQVQNPFFTGGSSSYVEPKPSEPAKEKNDQTGYMNGYPTGNFDPNRQVTRAEMAMILVNTGMVKTTSASGMFMDVADQHWAAVAIRRANEAGLMNGYANGTFNPGGGITRAEMATIVYKYLGLNGDGMPNNFYDVPADHWATQIIAAVSKDGYLAGYPDGTFHPQKTLTRAETVTIINRLLNHEQLSPVTGQSWPEYLQPIGRTKILKQQPKSKGNSLS; this is encoded by the coding sequence TTGATTCTTGAGCCTACACCTACCGTCGACAAATCAAAGCTGCAAGCAAAAGTAGATGAAATCGACGATGAAGATTTGGATGAAGATGACTATACATCTTCAAGTTGGAGAAAGCTCGAAAAAGCATTGAAGCGAGCAAAAGACGTACTAGAAGATCCTGACGCAACCCAAGAAGAGGTAGACGAAGCACTGGCTGAGCTTAAAAAAGCAAGAAGAGATTTAGAATCTGTCGATAAACGAGACAGAGACCGAGATAAAGAACGGAAAAAAGATCGGAAAAACACTCATCAAGTTCAAAATCCGTTCTTTACTGGAGGCAGCTCCAGTTATGTAGAACCGAAGCCAAGTGAGCCAGCAAAAGAGAAAAACGACCAAACAGGCTACATGAACGGCTATCCAACCGGAAACTTCGATCCAAATCGCCAAGTGACTCGTGCAGAAATGGCCATGATTCTTGTAAACACAGGAATGGTCAAGACTACATCCGCAAGCGGAATGTTTATGGACGTAGCCGACCAGCATTGGGCGGCAGTTGCGATTAGAAGAGCAAATGAAGCAGGTCTGATGAACGGTTATGCGAATGGCACGTTCAATCCGGGAGGCGGAATCACGCGCGCGGAAATGGCGACCATTGTATATAAGTATTTGGGATTAAATGGAGACGGTATGCCGAACAACTTCTACGATGTACCAGCAGATCACTGGGCAACTCAGATTATTGCGGCAGTAAGTAAAGATGGCTACTTGGCCGGCTATCCAGATGGTACATTCCATCCCCAAAAGACATTGACTCGAGCAGAAACAGTCACTATTATCAATCGTTTGCTGAACCATGAACAGTTAAGTCCGGTAACTGGACAAAGCTGGCCGGAGTACCTCCAACCCATTGGGCGTACAAAGATATTGAAGCAGCAACCAAAAAGTAAAGGGAACTCTCTTTCCTAA
- a CDS encoding hybrid sensor histidine kinase/response regulator, with the protein MKTVAWKWTKMIVVALLVVTAVRLLWMSFLTTFDYAEKPVAVQGVLDLRGWEFSEYQTLRLDGEWEFFPSQFIEGNGLKKPEGQTYLQVPNKWDEAFVHEQGLSDSFHFGTYRLRILLDPEQEQTLGFRINELRTASTVYANGKLVAQAGQPATSNIEHQARNIPYTVKLTPQQGQVELLIHVSNDAGAGGITKPIRFGTIEAVQMRTILSISLQLLLLVVFLIHSLYALLLYFLGARNKGLVYFSLVMVCGIFTVVTADDKLLFVWLQFDYDWTVKLTYLVYVGAVAFIPPLFHHLLPAYLNRRILQGFSGLCSLYAIFILLVPAGTILAMIRMLSIVLLLSVIISAYILWKAIRDKEDIIFLLLACLFVGVNVIWTIAYSILGWEFIHYPFNLIFAVLAFAAYWFRRFFRATTETKHLAEKLQQEDKRKDEFLVNTSHELRNPLHGIINITQAIIEDTNNPLHEEHKKRLDILLHVSRRLTLMLDDLLDVTRLKENSIRLHEKKLNLQSIFAGVFDMAKLMLDGKPIALQVEIDDSFPAVRGDENRLIQILFNLVHNAIKFTDEGTITIRATTSNGFAQIQVEDTGVGVEEKALQTIFQPYEQAELNAIRASGGFGLGLHISKQLVELHGGTLSVQSTLGKGSAFTFTLPLASDSVLIEENSAQTWMQTSLEMAAATTDRIITSTETVSSMNRRARIIVVDDDSINLNILSKMLESDQYEVSTATSAQQALSILERNPVDLVISDVMMPHVSGYELTRIIRERFSVLELPVLLLTARSRSEDIIAGFQAGANDYVKKPVDAWELKARVKALTEFKISFDERLRMEGAWLQSQIEPHFLFNALNSIAALGLQDFTKMQTLLEEFSNYLRLSFDFHNSEPVISLHDELDLVRSYLYIEKQRFGDRLQVEWDLDPDLDFCLPPLSIQPLVENAIKHGLMQRTSGGTVWIHIKDNEEYFEISIQDDGEGIAEEDLNQLFSQTRHGKKRASVGLRNIERRLRQLYNQGLTINSSPEQGTIVTFGIPK; encoded by the coding sequence ATGAAAACAGTCGCCTGGAAATGGACGAAAATGATCGTTGTTGCTCTACTAGTGGTAACAGCCGTTCGCTTACTCTGGATGAGTTTCCTTACCACCTTTGACTACGCTGAAAAACCAGTGGCTGTACAAGGTGTGCTTGATTTACGCGGATGGGAATTCTCGGAATACCAAACATTACGGTTGGATGGGGAGTGGGAGTTCTTCCCTTCTCAGTTCATAGAGGGAAACGGTCTAAAGAAACCTGAGGGACAGACATACCTTCAAGTACCCAATAAGTGGGATGAGGCATTTGTTCATGAGCAGGGTTTATCGGACTCTTTCCACTTCGGCACCTATCGACTACGCATCTTGCTTGATCCGGAACAGGAACAGACACTTGGTTTCAGGATCAATGAGCTTCGAACTGCCTCGACCGTCTATGCCAATGGGAAATTAGTGGCCCAGGCGGGACAACCGGCAACCAGCAACATAGAGCATCAAGCACGCAATATTCCCTATACTGTCAAACTGACACCACAACAAGGCCAAGTAGAGTTGCTTATCCATGTTTCCAATGATGCCGGGGCAGGAGGAATTACAAAACCTATTCGCTTCGGTACGATAGAAGCTGTACAGATGCGGACGATCCTCTCCATCAGTTTGCAACTATTATTACTCGTCGTGTTTCTGATCCATAGTTTATATGCCTTGCTCCTGTACTTCTTGGGTGCCAGAAATAAAGGCTTGGTATATTTCTCATTGGTCATGGTTTGTGGAATATTTACCGTGGTGACAGCCGATGACAAGTTATTATTTGTCTGGTTGCAGTTCGATTATGATTGGACAGTTAAGTTGACGTATCTCGTCTATGTTGGTGCAGTCGCCTTCATCCCTCCCTTGTTTCATCATCTGCTTCCTGCTTATCTAAACAGAAGGATTTTACAAGGTTTCAGTGGCTTGTGCAGCTTATACGCCATCTTCATCCTCCTTGTACCTGCTGGAACTATCTTAGCGATGATCAGAATGCTCTCTATCGTGCTGCTCCTATCCGTCATTATTTCTGCTTACATACTCTGGAAGGCCATTCGGGACAAGGAAGACATTATATTTCTCCTGCTAGCTTGCTTGTTTGTAGGGGTGAATGTGATCTGGACGATCGCTTATAGCATATTAGGATGGGAATTTATTCACTACCCCTTCAACCTGATCTTTGCCGTACTTGCTTTTGCGGCATATTGGTTTAGACGATTTTTCCGGGCAACGACTGAGACGAAACATCTTGCTGAGAAATTACAGCAAGAGGATAAGCGCAAGGACGAATTTTTGGTGAATACTTCCCATGAACTGAGAAATCCATTACATGGCATCATCAATATCACACAAGCGATTATCGAGGATACAAACAATCCCCTTCATGAAGAACACAAAAAGCGTCTGGATATTCTCCTGCATGTCAGCAGACGTCTGACACTCATGCTAGATGATTTGCTGGATGTAACCCGATTAAAGGAGAACAGCATTCGCCTGCATGAGAAAAAATTAAACCTGCAGTCTATCTTCGCTGGTGTTTTCGATATGGCGAAACTAATGCTGGACGGAAAACCGATTGCTTTACAAGTGGAAATAGACGATTCGTTTCCTGCTGTTCGGGGAGATGAAAACCGGCTGATTCAAATTCTTTTTAATTTGGTGCATAATGCCATTAAATTTACAGATGAGGGAACTATCACGATTCGCGCGACAACGTCTAACGGATTTGCGCAGATCCAAGTAGAGGATACTGGGGTCGGTGTCGAGGAAAAGGCTCTACAAACTATTTTTCAACCTTATGAACAAGCGGAACTGAATGCAATCAGAGCTAGTGGCGGATTCGGGCTTGGCTTACACATTTCCAAACAGTTAGTTGAGCTGCACGGCGGTACTCTATCGGTTCAGTCCACCCTGGGAAAAGGCTCTGCCTTTACTTTTACACTCCCACTTGCTTCAGATTCCGTTCTAATAGAAGAAAACAGCGCTCAGACATGGATGCAGACTTCACTAGAAATGGCCGCTGCAACGACTGATCGAATCATTACATCGACAGAAACCGTTTCTTCTATGAATAGAAGAGCAAGAATTATCGTTGTAGATGACGACAGTATTAACCTGAACATCCTTAGCAAAATGCTTGAATCAGATCAATACGAAGTAAGCACGGCAACCAGCGCTCAGCAAGCCCTGTCCATACTGGAACGTAACCCGGTCGATCTGGTCATCTCAGACGTCATGATGCCTCACGTATCCGGCTATGAACTTACACGCATCATTCGGGAACGATTCTCTGTTTTAGAACTGCCTGTCCTGCTCTTGACCGCGCGCAGTCGTTCCGAGGATATTATCGCCGGCTTTCAAGCAGGGGCGAACGACTATGTTAAGAAACCCGTCGATGCTTGGGAATTAAAAGCAAGGGTAAAAGCCTTAACAGAGTTTAAAATATCCTTCGATGAACGTTTGCGTATGGAAGGAGCATGGTTACAATCACAAATTGAACCTCATTTTTTGTTTAACGCATTAAATTCAATTGCCGCCTTGGGACTTCAGGACTTCACGAAAATGCAGACACTGCTTGAAGAGTTTAGCAACTATTTGCGTTTGAGCTTTGACTTTCATAATTCTGAACCCGTTATTTCGCTTCACGATGAACTTGATCTTGTTCGATCTTATTTGTATATCGAGAAGCAACGATTTGGCGATCGCTTGCAAGTGGAATGGGATCTGGACCCTGATCTCGATTTTTGCTTACCACCCTTATCCATACAACCGCTAGTCGAAAATGCCATCAAACACGGCTTAATGCAACGCACAAGTGGGGGAACTGTCTGGATTCACATCAAAGACAACGAGGAGTATTTCGAAATCTCAATCCAAGACGATGGGGAAGGCATAGCAGAGGAAGATCTGAATCAACTATTCAGCCAAACAAGGCATGGCAAGAAAAGAGCAAGCGTAGGTCTGCGAAATATTGAACGGCGACTAAGACAACTATATAACCAGGGATTAACGATTAATAGCTCACCTGAACAAGGTACGATCGTCACTTTTGGAATCCCCAAATAA